A region from the Achromobacter seleniivolatilans genome encodes:
- a CDS encoding amino acid ABC transporter ATP-binding protein: protein MIEIKQVSKWYGSFQVLDECTTRVGKGEVVVVCGPSGSGKSTLIKTVNALEPFQKGDIVVNGISVGDPRTNLPQLRAVAGMVFQHFELFPHLSVTENLCLGQIKVLRRSKDEARVRAHALLERVGLSAHKDKHPGELSGGQQQRVAIARALSMDPVVMLFDEPTSALDPEMVNEVLDVMTDLASEGMTMMVVTHEMGFARRVADRVIFMDGGKIVEDCAKDAFFGNVEERAPRTRQFLSKILQH from the coding sequence ATGATCGAGATCAAGCAGGTCAGCAAGTGGTACGGCTCCTTTCAGGTGCTGGATGAATGCACGACGCGGGTCGGCAAAGGCGAGGTCGTGGTGGTCTGCGGGCCGTCCGGTTCGGGCAAGTCGACGCTGATCAAAACCGTGAACGCGCTGGAACCCTTTCAGAAGGGCGACATCGTGGTCAACGGCATTTCCGTCGGCGATCCCCGTACCAATCTGCCCCAGCTACGCGCCGTTGCCGGCATGGTGTTTCAGCACTTTGAATTGTTTCCCCACCTGTCGGTGACCGAGAACCTGTGCCTGGGGCAGATCAAGGTGTTGCGCCGCAGTAAGGACGAGGCCCGTGTGCGGGCACACGCTTTGCTGGAACGCGTGGGACTGTCGGCACACAAGGACAAGCATCCCGGCGAGCTCTCGGGCGGCCAGCAGCAGCGCGTGGCGATTGCGCGCGCGTTGTCGATGGACCCGGTGGTGATGTTGTTTGACGAGCCGACCTCGGCGTTGGACCCGGAAATGGTCAACGAGGTGCTGGATGTAATGACCGATCTGGCCAGCGAAGGCATGACGATGATGGTGGTGACCCACGAAATGGGGTTTGCCCGCCGCGTCGCCGACCGTGTGATCTTCATGGACGGCGGCAAGATTGTCGAGGACTGCGCAAAAGACGCTTTCTTCGGCAACGTAGAGGAACGTGCCCCGCGCACGCGCCAGTTTCTTTCCAAAATTTTGCAGCACTAA
- a CDS encoding amino acid ABC transporter permease, which produces MGKFDFDVIWTALPYLFKTGMTFTLTLTVLAAVMGLALGTLLAMMRLSRFKILSVPAGIYVNVMRSIPLLLVIFWFYFLVPYIAAWIVGSPTPLRVGAFNSAVITFTMFEAAYFCEIMRAGIQSIARGQVSAGMAIGLSPWQGMRYVVLPQAFRNMIPALLTRVIILFQDTSLVYVLSLTDFLGAASKIGQRDGRLVELYLFVAVVYFVICFTASRLVKLLEKRTRVLR; this is translated from the coding sequence ATGGGTAAATTCGATTTTGATGTGATCTGGACCGCCCTGCCCTATCTGTTCAAGACGGGCATGACGTTCACACTGACGCTGACGGTGCTGGCCGCAGTGATGGGTCTTGCGCTGGGCACGCTGCTGGCGATGATGCGTTTGTCGCGGTTCAAGATTCTGTCTGTGCCAGCAGGCATCTATGTGAACGTGATGCGTTCGATCCCGCTGCTGCTGGTGATCTTCTGGTTCTACTTCCTGGTGCCGTATATCGCTGCCTGGATTGTGGGGTCGCCCACGCCGTTGCGCGTGGGGGCGTTCAACTCCGCGGTGATCACCTTCACCATGTTCGAGGCCGCCTACTTCTGCGAAATCATGCGCGCCGGCATCCAGTCGATTGCGCGCGGCCAGGTGTCGGCCGGGATGGCGATAGGCCTGAGCCCGTGGCAGGGCATGCGCTACGTGGTGCTGCCGCAGGCGTTTCGCAACATGATTCCGGCACTGCTGACGCGAGTCATCATCCTGTTCCAGGATACGTCGCTGGTGTATGTGCTGTCTTTGACGGACTTCCTGGGGGCGGCGTCCAAGATCGGCCAGCGCGACGGCCGCTTGGTGGAACTTTATCTCTTCGTGGCGGTGGTGTATTTCGTGATCTGCTTCACGGCATCCCGTCTGGTCAAGCTGCTGGAAAAGCGCACCCGGGTGTTGCGTTAG
- a CDS encoding threonine aldolase family protein, with product MTQRTPAEFPSALVDLRSDTVTHPTAAMYERMRTAPIGDDGLDGDPSVRALEAHVAARLGKDAGLFVPSCTMANLLAVLAQTQRNEQVVLESSAHMYTSERGAATFTGLFYQGVQGSDGAMDLTRLDDALLSGGHRLKTSLVAMETSHNNAGGAVLPLDHMQAVYAMANKSGIPVHLDGARLFNAAVALGVPAAEITQHADTVSLCLSKGLSAPVGAVLVGSKPVMAKARTLRRMLGGTQRQSGIMAAAGLEGVQTMTDRLIEDHVRARRLSDGINGLAPALTATVPQTNIVQVETAGTGMTNAQWVTALQEAGLLTRPWGRTRLRCVTHRHIDDDDIATAVQAFATVLDAR from the coding sequence ATGACCCAGCGGACACCCGCCGAATTCCCGAGCGCCCTCGTCGACCTGCGCAGCGATACGGTTACCCACCCTACCGCAGCGATGTACGAGCGCATGCGCACCGCGCCGATCGGCGATGACGGCCTGGATGGCGATCCTTCCGTGCGCGCGCTGGAAGCGCACGTGGCGGCGCGCCTGGGTAAGGATGCCGGGCTGTTTGTGCCCAGCTGCACCATGGCCAACTTGCTGGCCGTGCTGGCGCAGACGCAGCGCAACGAGCAGGTGGTGCTGGAATCTTCCGCCCACATGTATACGTCCGAGCGCGGCGCGGCCACCTTTACCGGCCTGTTCTACCAGGGCGTCCAAGGCAGCGACGGCGCCATGGATCTGACCCGGCTGGACGATGCCCTGCTGTCTGGCGGCCACAGGCTGAAGACGTCGCTCGTGGCCATGGAGACCTCGCACAACAATGCCGGGGGCGCGGTATTGCCGCTGGATCATATGCAGGCGGTCTACGCCATGGCCAACAAGTCTGGCATTCCGGTGCACCTGGACGGCGCCAGGCTGTTCAACGCGGCGGTGGCGCTGGGCGTGCCGGCGGCGGAAATTACCCAGCACGCCGACACCGTGTCCTTATGCTTGTCCAAGGGTCTGAGCGCGCCGGTGGGCGCGGTGCTGGTGGGCAGCAAGCCGGTCATGGCCAAGGCCCGCACCTTGCGCCGCATGCTGGGCGGCACGCAGCGCCAGTCCGGCATCATGGCGGCGGCCGGCCTGGAAGGCGTGCAGACGATGACAGACCGGTTGATCGAGGACCACGTCCGGGCACGCCGTCTTAGCGACGGCATCAACGGGCTGGCGCCCGCGCTGACTGCCACGGTGCCGCAGACGAATATCGTGCAGGTTGAGACTGCCGGTACGGGCATGACGAATGCGCAGTGGGTGACCGCGTTGCAGGAAGCGGGCCTGTTGACGCGGCCCTGGGGCCGTACGCGCCTGCGTTGCGTGACCCATCGCCATATCGATGACGACGATATCGCCACGGCTGTGCAAGCCTTCGCCACGGTGCTTGACGCGCGCTGA
- a CDS encoding EamA family transporter, which translates to MSTTQLTRKDYLCALAVVVIWGLNFVVMKVGMRGLSPMMLGALRFALAAFPLILFVRRPQLPWHWIAAYGLVQGLGQFGLLFTALKFGMPAGMASLVIQTQAFFTLLLAAPVLHERARIHHWIGLLVAALGLAVIAGGRGEGPGQMTMLGFVLTLGGAFMWAVSNLIVRLASRKTPGYDPFAFIAWSSAAPVLPFLLLAVLIDGWDPVVGMVTGMGWGEALSVLYLAVLATLVAYTLWTKLLTRHPAAKIAPFSLLVPVVGLWAASMAFDENLQPLQWLGAACVLAGLIVNQVGGRWLRTR; encoded by the coding sequence ATGTCCACGACCCAACTTACCCGGAAAGACTATCTCTGCGCCTTGGCGGTTGTGGTTATCTGGGGCCTGAATTTCGTAGTCATGAAGGTCGGCATGCGGGGGCTATCCCCGATGATGCTTGGCGCGTTGCGGTTTGCGCTGGCGGCCTTCCCTTTGATCCTCTTTGTGCGCCGGCCGCAGCTGCCGTGGCACTGGATCGCGGCCTATGGGCTGGTGCAGGGGCTGGGCCAGTTTGGCCTGCTGTTTACGGCCCTGAAATTTGGCATGCCTGCCGGCATGGCCTCGCTGGTCATTCAGACCCAGGCATTTTTCACCCTGCTGTTGGCGGCTCCCGTGTTGCACGAGCGCGCGCGGATTCATCACTGGATCGGTCTGCTTGTGGCGGCGCTGGGGCTGGCGGTGATTGCCGGCGGCCGCGGCGAAGGGCCGGGGCAGATGACGATGCTGGGCTTTGTCTTGACGCTGGGCGGCGCGTTTATGTGGGCGGTGTCCAACCTGATTGTGCGGCTGGCCAGCCGCAAGACGCCCGGTTACGACCCGTTTGCCTTCATTGCATGGAGCAGCGCCGCGCCGGTATTGCCCTTTCTGTTGCTGGCCGTGCTGATCGACGGCTGGGACCCCGTGGTGGGCATGGTGACAGGCATGGGCTGGGGCGAGGCGCTATCCGTGTTGTACCTGGCGGTGCTGGCGACTTTAGTGGCCTACACCTTGTGGACAAAGTTGCTGACGCGCCACCCCGCCGCCAAAATCGCGCCCTTTTCCTTGCTGGTGCCGGTAGTGGGATTGTGGGCGGCATCCATGGCTTTTGACGAAAACCTGCAACCCTTGCAGTGGCTGGGCGCGGCTTGTGTGCTGGCCGGCCTGATCGTCAACCAGGTTGGCGGCCGCTGGTTGCGCACCCGCTGA